In Zobellia roscoffensis, the following are encoded in one genomic region:
- a CDS encoding RNA-directed DNA polymerase, with product MNSKSFKKCFSIDSILLAWERVISSVGTDAKDYFGISIYSANLNQNLKKLSDELNNGEYNPTRPFKYFEPKINGTQRTKTVLGIKDAIVYQAIANYVAELTYDHFTETRHFVFGSVLSPDVKKGTSLLEEDGIDFYFFEYYVSLYNRFVESINETVDKHSIQYRLETDITSFFDTIPHSTLIIELNNFQIDREILEFFSNCLNFWSGTRDSETIGVGIPQGPAASYFFANLILDSLDRMAMKNGLTYFRFMDDIRIYDSNKNNLNSALISFDRHLKSKSLSINIKKTSIKEVEHSENEKGRLLDSSGIKIKKNKKSKEIDIDILEHDSTQISGDEEKNITALNKREALNFYYQAIRQIEDELLDIYYETKDEDILESSFLTDVKLVRRFLTLAQKWRLVSKNLIDMDDKIPDYEMVDIWLFGISRIHWKANNLIWNLTYYIDLSDYHSEFNKLLNEFKDYEWVKYQILAVYGKTLNFKSSKLNSIIKKINEEKSPLVRLGYYKMLVEKIKVNSQIADSLTYLIKSEPEIYVQETVLNLIHQKHLNIPIDNLKTWFL from the coding sequence ATGAACAGTAAAAGTTTTAAAAAATGTTTTTCAATAGATTCAATACTGCTTGCTTGGGAACGAGTCATATCTAGTGTTGGAACTGATGCTAAAGATTACTTTGGAATTAGTATTTATAGTGCTAATCTAAATCAAAATTTAAAAAAACTTTCTGACGAATTAAATAATGGTGAATATAACCCAACAAGACCTTTTAAGTATTTTGAACCTAAAATAAATGGAACTCAAAGAACAAAAACTGTACTTGGAATTAAAGATGCAATTGTCTATCAAGCTATTGCAAATTATGTTGCAGAATTAACATATGACCATTTTACCGAGACAAGACATTTTGTATTTGGTAGTGTTCTTAGTCCCGATGTAAAAAAAGGCACTAGCCTTCTAGAAGAAGACGGAATTGATTTTTATTTTTTCGAATACTACGTTAGTCTGTATAACCGCTTTGTAGAAAGTATAAATGAAACCGTTGACAAACATTCCATTCAATATAGATTAGAGACTGATATAACTAGTTTTTTTGATACAATACCTCACTCTACTTTAATCATTGAACTTAACAATTTTCAAATAGATAGAGAAATATTAGAGTTCTTCAGTAATTGTCTTAATTTTTGGTCTGGTACAAGAGATTCAGAAACTATTGGTGTTGGTATACCACAAGGACCAGCTGCGTCATACTTTTTTGCAAACTTAATTTTAGACAGCTTAGATAGGATGGCAATGAAAAATGGATTGACCTATTTCAGATTTATGGATGATATAAGAATATATGATTCTAATAAAAATAATCTCAATTCAGCATTAATCAGTTTTGATAGACATCTTAAAAGCAAATCTCTTTCCATAAATATTAAAAAGACCTCAATAAAAGAGGTAGAACATTCAGAAAATGAAAAAGGTAGACTACTTGATTCGTCTGGAATAAAGATTAAGAAAAATAAAAAATCAAAGGAAATTGATATAGACATCTTAGAACACGATTCAACTCAAATAAGTGGTGATGAAGAAAAGAATATAACAGCTTTAAATAAAAGAGAAGCTTTAAACTTTTATTATCAAGCTATTCGTCAAATTGAGGACGAATTATTAGATATCTACTACGAAACCAAGGATGAAGACATTTTAGAATCATCATTTTTAACAGATGTCAAACTTGTTAGAAGATTTTTAACGTTAGCTCAAAAATGGAGATTAGTTAGTAAAAATCTCATTGATATGGATGATAAAATTCCTGACTATGAAATGGTTGACATATGGCTATTTGGAATTTCAAGAATTCATTGGAAAGCTAATAACCTTATTTGGAATTTAACTTATTACATTGATTTAAGTGACTACCATTCTGAGTTCAATAAATTACTAAATGAATTTAAAGATTACGAATGGGTAAAATATCAAATACTAGCTGTTTATGGTAAAACTCTGAATTTTAAGAGTTCAAAACTAAATTCTATTATAAAGAAAATTAATGAAGAAAAAAGCCCTCTTGTAAGGCTAGGATATTATAAGATGCTAGTAGAAAAAATAAAGGTTAATTCTCAAATTGCAGATTCACTAACATATTTGATAAAATCAGAACCAGAAATTTACGTTCAAGAAACAGTTCTTAATCTAATACATCAAAAACATTTGAATATTCCAATTGACAACTTAAAAACTTGGTTTTTATGA
- a CDS encoding helix-turn-helix transcriptional regulator, producing MRKCFIQELMENLENVKNSPDKFKTEFRRMVMLLKKENASDKDWEVFKTYFSEVHNDFDQKLKTLSSDVSEKEIRLAAFLRMNLTTKEISATLNVLPDSILKSKYCLKKKLI from the coding sequence TTGAGAAAATGCTTTATACAGGAGTTGATGGAGAATCTGGAGAACGTTAAAAACTCCCCTGATAAGTTTAAGACCGAATTTAGGCGTATGGTCATGCTATTAAAGAAAGAGAATGCTTCTGACAAAGATTGGGAGGTATTCAAAACTTATTTTTCTGAAGTTCATAACGACTTTGACCAGAAACTGAAGACTTTATCTTCTGATGTTTCAGAAAAAGAAATTCGGTTAGCAGCTTTTCTTAGAATGAACCTAACCACAAAAGAAATTTCAGCCACTTTGAACGTGCTACCAGATAGTATTTTAAAATCTAAATACTGCCTAAAAAAGAAACTGATCTAA
- a CDS encoding SDR family oxidoreductase — protein MSTTQFGKEGWTPNRIHSLTGKTYVITGTTSGTGFEAAKILLSKGAKVVMLNRNPKKSEDTLATLKQELGNTIDVTNIQMDLASLDSVSRAAEKVLETVPQIDALVCNAAIAQVPKQTFTEDGFESQLGVNHYGNFLLQALLFPRIEESKGRIVVVGSMGYNLGIKTIQFDDMNWDNNYSPNGVYSQSKLAQIMSVYELQDRLKAAGKSGVKAYACHPGASSTSLIKTSGSLLTRFIWQIMKLTPMVQSAEKGAYPELMCATEPGLDQERFYGPTGKNYWTGPVGECKLEPHAKDKPVMERLWELSEKETGITWNL, from the coding sequence ATGAGTACAACACAATTTGGTAAGGAAGGATGGACACCCAATAGAATACATAGTCTTACCGGCAAAACATACGTCATAACAGGTACTACCAGCGGCACAGGGTTTGAGGCCGCCAAAATACTCTTGTCCAAAGGGGCAAAAGTGGTGATGTTGAACCGTAACCCAAAAAAATCCGAGGATACCCTAGCTACATTAAAGCAGGAACTTGGCAATACAATAGACGTAACCAATATACAAATGGACTTGGCGTCTCTGGATTCCGTAAGTAGAGCCGCAGAAAAAGTGCTTGAAACGGTTCCTCAAATAGATGCCTTAGTCTGTAACGCCGCCATTGCACAAGTACCCAAACAAACCTTTACCGAAGATGGTTTTGAAAGTCAGTTGGGCGTAAACCATTACGGTAATTTTTTACTTCAAGCATTGTTGTTCCCAAGAATAGAGGAATCCAAAGGCCGCATTGTAGTGGTAGGCAGCATGGGCTATAATCTGGGAATTAAGACCATACAGTTTGATGATATGAACTGGGATAACAATTACAGTCCCAATGGCGTATACAGCCAAAGTAAATTGGCGCAGATTATGTCCGTTTATGAATTACAAGACCGCCTTAAAGCAGCAGGCAAGTCCGGTGTAAAGGCATATGCCTGCCATCCGGGCGCATCTTCAACATCGCTCATTAAAACCAGCGGCAGCCTGTTAACGCGTTTTATTTGGCAAATAATGAAGTTGACACCCATGGTTCAATCCGCAGAAAAAGGGGCGTATCCAGAATTAATGTGTGCTACAGAACCAGGTTTGGATCAAGAACGTTTTTATGGGCCCACAGGAAAAAATTATTGGACAGGCCCCGTTGGCGAGTGCAAGCTTGAACCACATGCCAAGGACAAACCGGTTATGGAAAGGCTTTGGGAGCTCTCGGAAAAAGAAACCGGTATAACATGGAATTTGTAA
- a CDS encoding single-stranded DNA-binding protein, with translation MNALKNKVQLIGNLGQDPEIVNMDNGNKLAKFSIATTERYKNAQGEPVEDTQWHNVVAWGKTAEIVENYLTKGKQVAVEGKLTHRSYETKEGEKRYITEVRCNELLMLGK, from the coding sequence ATGAACGCCTTAAAAAACAAAGTACAGTTGATCGGTAATTTGGGTCAAGACCCAGAAATTGTAAACATGGACAATGGTAACAAACTCGCCAAATTTTCCATAGCTACTACAGAGCGTTATAAGAACGCCCAAGGTGAGCCTGTAGAAGATACCCAATGGCATAATGTGGTGGCCTGGGGTAAGACCGCAGAAATCGTAGAGAATTATTTAACTAAAGGCAAGCAGGTTGCCGTAGAGGGAAAACTTACCCACCGCTCGTACGAAACCAAAGAAGGTGAAAAACGATACATTACAGAAGTACGTTGTAACGAACTTTTAATGTTGGGTAAATAG
- a CDS encoding succinylglutamate desuccinylase/aspartoacylase family protein, with the protein MCRSLFTLFIFFTLSSGIAQNSFQDVFSNTTRPLKENIRITFQDARNNKTFLPISVLKGKNEGPVFTIVAGVHGFEYPPIVGVQELLSEIDVDKLNGTVIIIPIANTSSFFSRTSIVNPHDQVNLNVAFPGKSTGSVTQKIADFITTTIIPASDVFIDIHGGGVNEDLIPFALFYDNPNYPEQTKKARELTENSGFEYIVSYPFSLRDDEPAKYVFKQASQDGKIALSFESGKLGNIQENAVSLVKNGVYNMLDDMDMYDNGTGPHANLIQLNNQTYLSATETGLFYSDLNAGDTVKAGDVVGYITNEFGEKLKEYRAHTSGIILYKISTPPVNIDDTLMCISKRL; encoded by the coding sequence ATGTGTAGGTCTTTATTTACCCTTTTTATATTTTTCACGCTTTCTTCTGGGATTGCCCAAAACAGTTTTCAAGACGTATTTTCTAATACTACAAGACCACTAAAAGAAAACATACGTATTACATTTCAAGATGCTAGAAATAACAAAACCTTTTTGCCTATTTCTGTACTAAAAGGAAAGAACGAAGGACCGGTTTTTACCATTGTAGCCGGTGTGCACGGGTTTGAATATCCGCCTATTGTTGGCGTACAAGAACTGTTAAGCGAAATTGATGTCGATAAATTGAACGGTACCGTGATTATTATACCTATTGCAAATACCAGTTCGTTTTTTTCGAGAACCTCTATTGTAAATCCGCATGACCAAGTAAATTTAAATGTAGCCTTCCCCGGAAAATCTACAGGTAGCGTTACCCAAAAAATAGCAGATTTTATTACTACGACCATAATACCTGCGAGCGATGTTTTTATAGATATACATGGTGGTGGCGTCAACGAAGATTTGATTCCGTTTGCGCTTTTCTACGATAACCCTAATTACCCAGAACAAACAAAAAAAGCCAGGGAATTGACCGAGAACAGCGGATTTGAATATATAGTTTCATATCCGTTCTCCTTAAGGGACGATGAACCTGCAAAATATGTCTTTAAACAAGCATCACAAGATGGTAAAATAGCCTTGAGCTTTGAAAGTGGCAAATTGGGCAATATACAGGAAAATGCGGTTAGCTTAGTAAAAAATGGGGTCTATAATATGCTTGACGATATGGATATGTATGATAACGGAACCGGACCACATGCCAACCTTATTCAGCTCAACAACCAAACCTATTTAAGCGCTACCGAAACAGGACTTTTTTACAGCGACCTTAACGCGGGCGATACTGTTAAAGCAGGGGATGTTGTAGGTTACATCACCAATGAATTTGGTGAGAAACTTAAGGAGTACCGAGCACATACATCGGGTATTATATTGTATAAAATCTCTACCCCGCCCGTTAATATTGATGATACTTTAATGTGTATTAGTAAGCGTTTGTAG
- a CDS encoding helix-turn-helix domain-containing protein: protein MQHFKTLSAYIDYLELPGPEHPMLSVFSAKGEGFLPCPKESSPPITNDCYSISLKKIVKGDLNYGRTTYDFTNGALICIAPRQVLQWNSSVVYDQKGFSINFHEDFLKGTELAHQIKKYGFFSYSVNEALHLSPKEEKQLESIVENIEIEYQNNQDEFSKDIIISQLSTLLKYANRFYERQFLNRKELSNNLLEQFNQQVSEYLESGQLQEKGIPSIEQIADKMSVSQRYLSDTLKKETGKTTTEHLQLLLIDEAKNMLLQPSKSIAEVAYELGFEYPHYFSRLFKKKEGVSPTVYREKYRMN, encoded by the coding sequence ATGCAGCATTTTAAAACCTTATCGGCGTACATAGATTATTTAGAACTACCAGGTCCGGAGCACCCTATGTTGAGTGTATTTTCTGCAAAAGGAGAAGGATTCTTGCCTTGCCCTAAAGAAAGCTCGCCACCAATTACAAACGATTGTTATTCTATAAGTCTCAAGAAAATTGTAAAAGGCGATTTAAACTATGGGCGAACAACCTATGATTTCACTAATGGAGCTTTGATATGTATTGCACCAAGGCAAGTATTACAATGGAACAGTAGCGTGGTGTATGACCAAAAAGGATTTTCGATTAATTTTCATGAAGATTTTTTAAAAGGAACTGAGCTGGCACATCAGATCAAAAAATATGGTTTCTTTTCGTATTCGGTGAACGAGGCACTGCACCTTTCACCAAAAGAGGAAAAGCAGCTAGAATCCATTGTGGAGAATATTGAAATAGAATATCAAAACAACCAGGATGAGTTTAGCAAGGACATTATCATCTCTCAATTAAGTACCCTATTAAAATATGCCAATCGTTTTTATGAACGGCAATTTTTGAACAGAAAAGAGCTTTCAAATAACTTATTGGAGCAGTTTAACCAACAAGTATCCGAGTATTTAGAATCGGGTCAACTTCAAGAAAAAGGCATTCCCAGCATAGAACAGATAGCCGATAAAATGTCCGTTTCGCAACGTTACCTCAGCGACACCCTCAAAAAGGAAACCGGCAAAACCACAACCGAACACTTACAATTATTGCTAATTGATGAAGCCAAGAATATGTTGTTGCAACCCAGCAAAAGCATAGCGGAAGTAGCATACGAGCTAGGTTTTGAGTATCCGCACTATTTTTCAAGGCTATTCAAGAAGAAAGAAGGCGTCAGTCCTACAGTGTACAGAGAGAAATATAGAATGAACTAA
- a CDS encoding nuclear transport factor 2 family protein — protein sequence MRTIKMTMFFMLAVFLTPLINTAQEVSATMDFENAEANVAVVSNYVNAVQNGDADTMVAQLSDDAKIYGLSGAPTNVMNPSQLSEYYKESFATTKHSIDPNTSYAPIKVTGGINEGEWVMVWTTDTISNKKTGKEIAIPAQVTCFVKDGKITMMAHYYDQLNVMTSMGYTLQPPTE from the coding sequence ATGAGAACTATTAAGATGACTATGTTTTTTATGCTTGCTGTGTTTTTAACACCTCTTATCAATACCGCACAAGAAGTTTCGGCCACTATGGATTTTGAGAATGCAGAAGCCAATGTAGCTGTTGTATCGAATTACGTAAATGCGGTGCAAAACGGAGATGCGGATACTATGGTAGCGCAATTATCAGATGACGCCAAAATTTATGGTCTTAGCGGAGCTCCTACCAACGTAATGAACCCTTCCCAATTGTCCGAATATTATAAAGAAAGTTTTGCAACTACCAAACATTCAATTGACCCAAACACGTCTTATGCGCCCATAAAGGTAACAGGTGGCATAAACGAGGGCGAGTGGGTTATGGTTTGGACTACAGACACTATTTCAAATAAGAAAACCGGTAAAGAAATTGCGATTCCTGCACAAGTTACGTGTTTTGTTAAAGATGGTAAAATTACAATGATGGCGCATTATTACGATCAATTAAACGTAATGACGTCTATGGGCTACACGCTACAACCACCTACTGAATAA
- a CDS encoding xanthine dehydrogenase family protein molybdopterin-binding subunit, whose protein sequence is MISYLHKTLKKEGLSRRNFIQISSLSATGILLGLGVTSCGPDGKEVAGSWQPSVYLRIDSEGKVIITAHRSEMGQGIRTGLAMIVADELGADWEKVVVEQAVGDEKKYGNQNTDGSFSIRMYYQPLREAGATARHLLLAAAAEEWNVPASECEAKNGEVTHAGSGKSIGYGELTAAAAKLPVPNITDLKLKDTKDFTLIGKETPIVDLKDIVTGKAIYGIDAEVPNAKVAVIARCPVMGGSVSKFDDTAAKKIKGVLDIIELDAGGIPPQLNKPMGGIAVIAENTWAAIKGREALEITWDYGPNKDYDSEMQTKEMVKSFESEGTVRRKDGDVAKAMSGASKILDRTYTTPYFAHGMIEPPCALANVKDNTCEVWAPIQHPQFAKDSVVGALGLDDKNVTVNVTLLGGAFGRKSKPDFIVEAALLSQKSGHPIRLLWTREDDIHNDFLQGQSAHRIKVGLDKKNGVVAWDHHAAFPSIGATSNASVIQPSGFEIGMGATDLPFNIPNIQVETHDAKAHTRLGWLRSVCNIHNGFAIGSMVDEIAVTRGMDAKDNLLDLIGPDRSLTFDGIVGNHFNYGESLEDFPWETARLKNVIERAAKEANWGQTLPKGQGQGIAAFKSFLTYVACVVRVAVDEKGNLTIPEVHYALDCGVAVNVDRIKAQFEGGAIFGTSLGMMSKISYKDGRAEQDNFDGYRIARMPESPIEVKVHIVESSEKPTGIGEPPIPPFVPALCNAIYAATGKRITSLPIDLANTTA, encoded by the coding sequence ATGATATCCTACCTTCATAAAACCCTTAAAAAAGAGGGACTAAGCCGTAGAAATTTTATTCAGATATCTTCCTTAAGTGCAACAGGAATATTGTTAGGACTAGGTGTTACCTCATGTGGGCCTGATGGTAAAGAAGTTGCTGGGTCATGGCAGCCAAGTGTGTACCTTAGAATTGATTCGGAAGGAAAAGTGATTATCACGGCACACCGGTCAGAAATGGGTCAAGGTATTCGTACAGGTTTGGCAATGATTGTAGCAGATGAGCTAGGGGCAGATTGGGAAAAAGTGGTTGTAGAACAAGCCGTAGGGGATGAAAAAAAATACGGGAATCAAAATACGGATGGATCTTTCTCCATTCGGATGTATTACCAACCTCTTCGTGAAGCAGGAGCAACAGCGAGACATTTATTGTTAGCTGCTGCGGCAGAAGAGTGGAATGTGCCTGCTTCTGAATGTGAAGCAAAAAATGGCGAGGTAACGCATGCAGGTAGCGGTAAAAGTATTGGTTATGGAGAATTAACCGCTGCAGCAGCAAAATTACCTGTCCCCAATATCACAGATTTAAAATTAAAAGACACAAAGGACTTTACTTTAATAGGTAAAGAAACCCCAATTGTAGACTTAAAGGATATTGTTACTGGAAAAGCAATTTATGGGATAGATGCAGAAGTGCCTAACGCTAAGGTAGCGGTCATTGCGCGTTGCCCAGTAATGGGAGGTTCTGTAAGTAAATTTGATGATACGGCCGCCAAGAAGATAAAAGGAGTGTTGGATATTATTGAACTAGATGCAGGAGGTATTCCTCCGCAACTGAATAAACCTATGGGCGGTATTGCGGTAATCGCCGAAAATACTTGGGCCGCCATAAAGGGAAGAGAGGCTTTAGAAATTACGTGGGACTACGGTCCTAACAAGGATTATGACTCTGAGATGCAAACCAAGGAAATGGTAAAAAGCTTTGAAAGCGAAGGGACCGTACGTAGAAAAGATGGGGATGTTGCAAAAGCGATGTCCGGAGCCTCAAAAATATTGGACCGTACCTATACAACTCCTTATTTTGCTCACGGCATGATAGAACCTCCTTGCGCCCTAGCTAATGTTAAAGATAATACTTGTGAGGTTTGGGCACCTATTCAGCATCCCCAGTTTGCCAAAGATTCAGTGGTTGGAGCGTTAGGTTTGGATGATAAGAATGTTACGGTAAATGTTACTTTGTTAGGAGGGGCGTTTGGTAGAAAATCCAAACCGGACTTTATTGTTGAGGCCGCCTTGTTATCTCAAAAATCTGGACACCCAATACGACTTTTATGGACTAGGGAAGATGATATTCACAATGATTTCCTTCAAGGGCAAAGTGCGCACCGTATTAAAGTTGGGTTAGATAAAAAAAATGGAGTAGTGGCTTGGGACCATCATGCTGCATTCCCCTCTATAGGAGCAACTTCTAATGCTTCGGTTATTCAACCATCTGGTTTTGAGATTGGCATGGGAGCTACAGATTTACCATTTAATATTCCCAATATACAGGTGGAAACACATGATGCAAAAGCCCATACACGGCTAGGCTGGCTTCGGTCAGTTTGCAATATTCATAATGGTTTTGCTATTGGCAGCATGGTAGATGAAATTGCGGTTACCCGTGGTATGGATGCCAAGGATAACCTTCTAGATTTAATAGGGCCAGATCGTAGTTTGACTTTTGATGGAATTGTTGGAAATCATTTTAATTATGGAGAATCTTTAGAGGACTTCCCTTGGGAAACAGCCCGCTTGAAAAATGTTATTGAAAGAGCGGCCAAGGAAGCAAATTGGGGGCAAACACTTCCCAAAGGACAAGGGCAGGGAATAGCTGCGTTTAAAAGCTTCCTTACCTATGTAGCTTGTGTAGTGAGGGTGGCAGTAGATGAGAAAGGGAACCTGACCATACCAGAGGTTCACTATGCTTTGGATTGTGGCGTTGCAGTGAATGTAGACCGCATTAAAGCCCAGTTTGAGGGAGGAGCTATTTTTGGTACCAGTTTGGGAATGATGAGTAAGATTTCCTATAAAGATGGTCGTGCAGAGCAGGACAATTTTGATGGATACCGCATTGCTAGGATGCCAGAGTCGCCCATAGAAGTAAAAGTACACATTGTTGAAAGTTCCGAGAAACCAACAGGTATAGGTGAGCCTCCAATACCTCCATTTGTTCCGGCATTATGCAATGCTATTTATGCGGCTACTGGAAAGCGAATTACTTCGTTACCTATAGATCTTGCCAACACAACGGCCTAG
- a CDS encoding (2Fe-2S)-binding protein: protein MPEFTININGKDHVVDVLEDTPLLWVIRDELQMKGTKFGCGKALCGACTVHFNGNATRSCSFPVSASVGGKITTIEGLSDNGDHPVQKAWMEHNVPQCGYCQPGQMMSAAALLNANPSPTDADIDAGMAGNLCRCGTYTRIKAAIHTAAKEK, encoded by the coding sequence ATGCCTGAATTCACAATAAACATAAATGGAAAAGACCATGTCGTGGATGTTTTAGAAGACACTCCACTTTTATGGGTAATTAGGGATGAGCTTCAAATGAAAGGCACAAAATTTGGCTGTGGAAAAGCCTTGTGTGGCGCATGCACGGTACATTTTAATGGAAATGCAACAAGGTCATGCAGTTTTCCGGTCAGTGCCAGTGTTGGAGGGAAAATCACTACTATAGAAGGTCTTTCCGATAATGGAGACCATCCGGTTCAAAAAGCTTGGATGGAACATAACGTACCCCAATGCGGTTATTGCCAACCCGGACAGATGATGTCTGCCGCTGCACTTTTGAACGCAAATCCAAGCCCTACCGATGCAGATATTGACGCCGGTATGGCAGGAAATTTATGTAGGTGTGGTACCTATACGCGTATTAAAGCTGCTATTCACACTGCCGCCAAGGAAAAGTAA
- a CDS encoding IS110 family RNA-guided transposase: MKTEHTARPKLFIGIDIHKRSWKIHCSTDISGGKTFSMPPSPEGLKNYVEKYFQDHQVITAYEAGCCGYHAHRSFESYGWRSLVVNPADVHRKGKEKHTKTDRIDAQLIARELKDGRLDSIHVPDMEREQLRSLFRRRNDLVKDYRRIKSLIKSQLLYFGVIVPEQYDNSHWSHGFRDWLDALQFEYCPARATLDSRMRQFRFVDQDLRDVSTQLRRFCKTYYKKDYNLLGSIPGIGGIVACGILCELGDLRRFRSLKHLSGYVGLAPGIYQSGDNLRTTGMTRRAHRLIRSYFIEASWQAIRTDPIMQSYYRKHLGKNVKSIIVKVARKLLSRTLAVIKTETPYVIGVVE, translated from the coding sequence ATGAAAACAGAGCACACTGCAAGACCTAAGTTATTCATTGGTATCGATATTCACAAACGAAGTTGGAAGATTCATTGTTCGACAGACATTTCAGGAGGTAAGACCTTTTCAATGCCTCCATCACCAGAAGGATTAAAGAATTATGTTGAGAAGTATTTTCAAGACCATCAAGTGATTACGGCATACGAGGCTGGTTGTTGCGGTTACCATGCGCATCGAAGCTTTGAGAGTTATGGATGGCGTTCATTGGTTGTGAATCCAGCCGATGTTCATCGAAAGGGAAAAGAGAAGCACACTAAGACCGATAGGATAGATGCGCAACTCATAGCAAGGGAGCTAAAAGATGGTCGTTTAGATAGTATTCATGTTCCTGATATGGAACGTGAGCAGTTACGAAGTTTGTTTCGTAGAAGAAATGATCTAGTGAAAGATTATAGAAGAATAAAAAGTCTTATAAAATCACAGCTGTTGTATTTCGGAGTTATTGTTCCTGAGCAATATGACAATAGTCATTGGAGTCATGGTTTTCGAGATTGGCTTGATGCTTTGCAATTTGAATATTGTCCGGCACGCGCAACCCTTGATAGTCGAATGCGTCAATTTCGTTTTGTGGACCAAGATCTTCGAGATGTCTCTACCCAGCTGCGAAGGTTCTGTAAGACGTATTATAAGAAAGATTATAATTTACTTGGAAGTATACCAGGAATCGGCGGTATTGTTGCCTGTGGAATACTTTGTGAATTAGGGGATTTACGTAGGTTTAGAAGTTTGAAACATTTGTCGGGTTATGTTGGTTTGGCACCTGGAATTTATCAAAGCGGTGATAATTTAAGAACAACCGGCATGACCAGAAGAGCGCATCGTTTGATACGAAGTTATTTTATAGAGGCCTCATGGCAAGCCATACGAACAGACCCTATAATGCAGTCGTATTACAGAAAACATTTAGGCAAGAATGTGAAGAGTATAATAGTAAAAGTGGCTCGAAAATTACTGAGTAGAACATTAGCGGTTATAAAAACAGAGACACCTTACGTAATTGGAGTAGTGGAATAA
- the blaOXA gene encoding class D beta-lactamase, which translates to MKITTLTLLLLLCFSCKDRSQIAKTETQKTDNNKIVKPEFQSIIDSSDVKGSILIYDLNKDIYYSNDFEWSNKGNLPASTFKIANSIIGLETGVIENDSIIFKWDGEKKWLKNWEQDLILRDAFQFSCVHCYQEVARKVGSKKMNDYVSKLNYGNLKIDSTNIDKFWLEGESRISQMEQIDFLKRLYNFELPISKRTESIMRNIMLIEETDQYKISGKSGLSNNNGEYNGWFVGFVEFKNNTYLFATNLEPEKEFDINSFIEKRLDLTLLGLRKLNVLK; encoded by the coding sequence ATGAAGATAACCACATTGACACTCCTGTTACTTCTATGTTTCTCTTGTAAAGACAGAAGTCAAATTGCAAAGACTGAAACACAAAAAACTGATAATAATAAAATAGTAAAACCTGAATTTCAGTCAATTATTGATTCTTCTGATGTTAAAGGTTCAATATTAATTTACGATTTAAACAAGGACATATACTATTCAAATGACTTTGAATGGTCAAACAAGGGGAATTTACCAGCATCTACATTCAAAATCGCAAATTCAATTATCGGACTTGAAACTGGCGTGATTGAAAATGATAGTATCATTTTTAAATGGGACGGGGAAAAGAAATGGTTAAAAAATTGGGAACAAGATTTAATTCTTAGAGATGCTTTTCAATTTTCTTGTGTTCATTGTTATCAAGAAGTTGCAAGAAAAGTCGGTTCAAAAAAAATGAATGATTATGTATCAAAACTTAACTATGGAAATCTAAAAATTGATTCTACCAACATCGATAAATTTTGGTTAGAAGGAGAATCAAGAATAAGTCAAATGGAACAAATTGACTTTCTGAAAAGGCTCTACAACTTTGAACTTCCTATTTCCAAAAGAACTGAGAGTATAATGCGAAATATTATGCTCATTGAAGAAACTGACCAATACAAAATTAGTGGAAAATCTGGTTTATCAAATAATAACGGAGAATACAATGGTTGGTTTGTTGGGTTTGTTGAATTTAAAAACAATACATACTTATTTGCCACAAATCTGGAGCCTGAAAAAGAGTTTGATATTAATTCTTTTATTGAAAAAAGGTTGGATTTAACTCTTCTCGGTCTTAGAAAATTGAATGTTCTGAAATAA